The Blastocatellia bacterium sequence GAAGACTTCTTCACCAGGTTGCGGCCATGCCGGGAGGCCGCTCAAGATCAGATCCACGAAGACATCGCCCACAGTGATGACATCCCAGGTCTTCGCATCCATCATGGGCGAAGTGAAACCTCCCCCATCGTCTCGGGGACGAAAGGCCATTCGCCTCTTCGGCGAGCCCGCCAGAGATAGGCGCCGATGCCCAACACGAGCAATCCCATTCCCGCCAGGATGAAGGGAAGGCCACTGGAGACGAGGATGTACATCCATCCGAAGAAGGCGACGAGCACGGGCACCGGATACAACCACATGCGGAAAGGACGGACGATGTCCGGTCGAAATCGCCGGAGCATCACCACAGCCAAGACCTGTGCGAGGTATTGGATGACGATCTGAATGACGAGAAGCGCTTTGATGATCTCATCGAGCGTGAACCAACAGGCCGCCGCCGAGAGCACTCCGATCGTCACGAGCGAGAAGGCTGGAAATCGTTTAGTCGGATGAAGTCGAGCGAATGGCGCGAAGAATCGGCCTTCGATCGCCGCCGCATAGGGGACGCGCGAATATCCGAGCAGAATGGCGAAGATCGAGCCGAGCGAAGCCCATAAGATCAATCCCGTGACGAGATGGCCGGCCCATGGACCGTACAGGCGTTCGATGAAATCGGAGACGATCGAGCTGCTCCGCATGGCCTCGTGCCAAGGGATGACGCCCAAGATTGTGACGCTCATGGTGATATAGAGAACGGCCACGGCGAGGATCGCGAGGATAATCGAACGCGGGATCGTCGTGCTCGGATTCTTTACCTCGCCGCCGAAGAGGCACACGTTGAAGTATCCCC is a genomic window containing:
- a CDS encoding APC family permease, whose product is MERAETHDRPGLVRGIGLLQATSTNMLNMIGIGPFITIPIMIATMGGPHALIGWIVGALISLCDGLVWAELGAAMPGAGGPYLYLQQAYGPNRLGRLMSFLYIWQTIFIAPLSIASGAVGFALYTKYFWPAMTAWETKLLAAGLCLFVTALLYRDIRSVGRLSVALWIVVMLTVGWVVISGLRHFDWRLVLDVPPGAFDLSRDFVLSLGSATLIAMYSYGGYFNVCLFGGEVKNPSTTIPRSIILAILAVAVLYITMSVTILGVIPWHEAMRSSSIVSDFIERLYGPWAGHLVTGLILWASLGSIFAILLGYSRVPYAAAIEGRFFAPFARLHPTKRFPAFSLVTIGVLSAAACWFTLDEIIKALLVIQIVIQYLAQVLAVVMLRRFRPDIVRPFRMWLYPVPVLVAFFGWMYILVSSGLPFILAGMGLLVLGIGAYLWRARRRGEWPFVPETMGEVSLRP